From a region of the Williamsia phyllosphaerae genome:
- a CDS encoding Stf0 family sulfotransferase, producing MTAVNQAYLVCASQRSGSTLLVASLAATEVAGRPAEFFEDLPDTGLPPQSQDWFADYVGPDPDGVHALLHPAVAGRPDERSAQRWRDDILDAGTTRNGVWGGKLMWNQTPLLIDHASGLGATGGLRTAIRALLGVEPTYILVNRDDVAAQAVSMWRAVQTQTWVDDPSGGGPTVTAGAGRDEAAQYHAGAIAHLAAELAAQQQAWDRWFREEAIDPIRVEFDELVREPRSTTASVLTALGLDPDLAPPPPLTRQGDGRSAEWVARYRADAETNGYPLTRN from the coding sequence ATGACCGCTGTGAACCAGGCGTATCTGGTGTGCGCGAGCCAACGCAGCGGGAGCACTCTGCTCGTGGCGTCGCTGGCCGCGACCGAGGTCGCCGGTCGTCCGGCCGAGTTCTTCGAGGACCTGCCCGACACCGGCCTGCCGCCCCAGTCGCAGGACTGGTTCGCCGACTACGTCGGCCCCGATCCCGACGGTGTGCACGCGCTGCTGCACCCGGCGGTCGCGGGACGCCCGGACGAGAGGTCGGCGCAGCGGTGGCGCGACGACATCCTGGACGCCGGTACGACACGCAACGGTGTGTGGGGCGGCAAGCTGATGTGGAATCAGACGCCGCTGTTGATCGATCACGCGAGCGGGCTCGGCGCGACCGGGGGCCTGCGCACTGCTATCCGGGCGCTGCTCGGCGTGGAGCCCACCTACATCCTGGTCAATCGCGATGATGTGGCCGCGCAGGCGGTGTCGATGTGGCGGGCGGTCCAGACCCAGACGTGGGTCGACGACCCCTCCGGTGGCGGACCGACGGTGACCGCGGGTGCCGGCCGCGACGAGGCCGCGCAGTATCACGCCGGCGCGATCGCCCATCTCGCCGCCGAACTCGCTGCGCAGCAACAGGCCTGGGATCGCTGGTTCCGCGAGGAGGCGATAGACCCGATCCGCGTGGAGTTCGACGAGCTGGTGCGAGAGCCGCGATCGACGACCGCATCGGTGCTCACCGCGCTGGGCCTCGATCCCGATCTGGCGCCGCCTCCACCGCTCACCCGCCAGGGCGACGGGCGATCGGCGGAGTGGGTGGCGCGGTATCGGGCCGACGCCGAGACCAACGGCTATCCGCTGACCCGGAACTGA
- a CDS encoding GGDEF domain-containing protein — protein MIRFGVGLAQLGWALSHWWNRRDQFEWFGSYLADRQLVEPTRVLLAISAGTVTLVPVVTLIDAATRPEPGYVAAAIIASILGIALSMMWLLLPWPSVVRSRWWVVGSDVAIALACLAQDERIGGLNGCALFGLVGGYIAFFHGARMLTAHIGFTLLVAGTLAGLMLGGGDQGAVSTVAVAVIQAVLVGIAIPIATQFVLEVLASDAAASEVDTLTGVLNRRGLERALERIATMDRQNSHGLAVLVADLDNFKEINDQYGHRYGDRVLAEIAARLRVAVGSSGVVARIGGDEFVVADSLRWTEPNRLANHVLHTISAVSDPPVTASVGVVHFSGRIPGRQSVMSTVLFTDLADAAMYEAKRSGGNTVRTRSHHYG, from the coding sequence GTGATCCGTTTCGGGGTGGGACTGGCCCAACTGGGGTGGGCTCTCTCGCACTGGTGGAACCGCCGGGACCAGTTCGAGTGGTTCGGCAGCTACCTCGCCGACCGGCAACTGGTCGAGCCGACCCGGGTGCTGCTGGCCATCTCCGCGGGGACGGTCACGCTCGTCCCTGTCGTCACGCTCATCGACGCCGCCACCCGGCCTGAACCCGGATACGTCGCGGCCGCGATCATCGCCTCGATCCTGGGCATCGCGTTGTCGATGATGTGGCTGCTCCTGCCCTGGCCGTCGGTGGTCCGTTCCCGCTGGTGGGTCGTCGGCTCCGATGTCGCGATCGCACTCGCGTGCCTCGCCCAGGACGAACGGATCGGTGGACTCAACGGCTGCGCACTGTTCGGTCTCGTCGGCGGGTACATCGCCTTCTTCCACGGCGCCCGGATGCTCACCGCGCACATCGGGTTCACGCTCCTCGTCGCCGGGACGCTGGCGGGCCTGATGCTCGGCGGCGGCGATCAGGGCGCCGTCTCGACCGTGGCCGTCGCGGTGATCCAGGCCGTGCTGGTCGGCATCGCCATCCCGATCGCGACGCAGTTCGTCCTCGAGGTGCTCGCCTCCGACGCGGCCGCGTCGGAGGTCGACACCCTGACCGGTGTGCTCAACCGCCGCGGCCTGGAGCGGGCGCTCGAGCGCATCGCCACGATGGACCGACAGAACTCCCACGGGTTGGCGGTACTGGTGGCCGACCTCGACAACTTCAAGGAGATCAACGACCAGTACGGGCACCGTTACGGCGACCGGGTACTGGCCGAGATCGCCGCCCGACTCCGGGTCGCGGTCGGTTCGAGCGGGGTCGTCGCACGCATCGGCGGTGACGAGTTCGTGGTCGCCGACAGCCTGCGCTGGACCGAACCGAACCGCCTGGCCAACCACGTCTTGCACACCATCTCCGCGGTCAGCGACCCGCCGGTGACCGCCAGCGTCGGCGTGGTGCATTTCTCCGGTCGGATCCCGGGCCGTCAGTCGGTGATGTCGACGGTGTTGTTCACCGACCTCGCCGACGCCGCGATGTACGAGGCGAAACGTTCGGGCGGGAACACCGTCCGGACGCGCTCACACCACTACGGCTAG
- a CDS encoding formylglycine-generating enzyme family protein, giving the protein MSDECCMPGRGASPPDDVGARTGHTVDRRHCHAIDQRPIAGGTFVMGDAHGDGLRADGELPLHTVEVSGFVIDETTVTTNDFAVFVDATGYRTSAERAGTSAVFGALVADDSTVVGRAPTAPWWVEMRGADWAHPEGPASDTATRVDHPVVHVSFVDAQAYCEWAGRSLPSEAQWEYAARGGLHGARFPWGDELVDVSGARRCAIYAPEVWGAAFPAEQGTGVGVVPTTSVRSFAPNGFGLWQTVGNVWEWCADRYDPRYYRHSPRLDPTGPDRGASRVLRGGSYLCDDSYCSRYRVSARSHNTIESSSGNTGFRTVARSS; this is encoded by the coding sequence ATGAGCGACGAGTGTTGCATGCCCGGACGTGGTGCGTCTCCGCCCGACGATGTCGGTGCGCGGACCGGCCACACGGTGGACAGGCGGCATTGCCACGCGATCGACCAGCGACCCATCGCCGGCGGCACGTTCGTCATGGGCGACGCACACGGCGACGGTCTGCGCGCCGATGGTGAGTTGCCGCTGCATACCGTCGAGGTGAGCGGTTTCGTCATCGACGAAACCACGGTGACCACAAATGATTTCGCTGTCTTTGTCGACGCCACCGGATATCGCACGTCCGCCGAACGAGCGGGGACCTCAGCGGTGTTCGGTGCCCTCGTGGCCGACGACTCGACCGTGGTCGGACGGGCCCCCACCGCGCCGTGGTGGGTGGAAATGCGCGGTGCGGACTGGGCGCATCCGGAGGGACCCGCCTCCGACACCGCGACACGCGTCGACCATCCGGTGGTCCACGTGTCGTTCGTCGACGCGCAGGCGTACTGCGAATGGGCGGGGCGGTCGTTGCCGAGTGAGGCGCAGTGGGAGTACGCCGCACGCGGAGGTCTGCACGGGGCTCGGTTCCCGTGGGGCGACGAGCTCGTCGATGTCTCCGGCGCCCGACGGTGTGCCATCTACGCGCCCGAGGTGTGGGGTGCGGCTTTTCCGGCGGAGCAGGGGACCGGTGTCGGGGTGGTCCCGACGACGTCGGTCCGATCGTTCGCGCCCAACGGGTTCGGACTGTGGCAGACGGTCGGCAACGTGTGGGAATGGTGTGCCGACCGCTACGACCCGCGGTACTACCGGCACTCGCCGCGCCTCGACCCGACCGGCCCCGACCGCGGGGCGTCCCGCGTGCTGCGGGGCGGGTCGTACCTGTGCGACGACTCGTACTGCTCGCGCTACCGGGTGTCAGCACGTTCCCACAACACAATCGAATCATCGTCAGGGAACACAGGTTTCCGCACGGTGGCCCGATCGAGCTGA
- a CDS encoding SDR family oxidoreductase produces the protein MTRSRILISGASSGLGEGMARAFAAQGRSLALCARRVDRLDALADELRPSAARVATAALDVTDTAAVPTVFRALRDELGGLDRVVVNAGLGKGAPLGTGRADANIETITTNLIGALAQIEAAMEIFRAQEHGHLVLISSMSAVRGLPKAQAAYSASKAGLSALGEGLQAELASSPITVSVILPGYIQTDINAGVKTALMTSQAKGVRALVSAIDREPARAVVPTWPWIGIDAALRHLPASLARRLV, from the coding sequence GTGACGAGATCGAGAATCCTGATCAGCGGTGCGAGCTCCGGACTGGGCGAGGGGATGGCCCGGGCCTTCGCGGCGCAGGGGCGCTCCCTCGCGCTCTGCGCCCGACGGGTCGATCGGCTCGACGCGCTTGCCGACGAGTTGCGCCCGAGCGCGGCCCGGGTCGCGACCGCCGCCCTCGACGTGACCGACACCGCCGCGGTGCCCACCGTCTTCCGTGCGCTGCGCGACGAACTCGGCGGGCTCGACCGGGTCGTCGTCAACGCCGGCCTCGGCAAGGGTGCCCCGTTGGGCACCGGTCGCGCCGACGCGAACATCGAGACCATCACCACCAACCTCATCGGGGCGCTGGCCCAGATCGAGGCGGCGATGGAGATCTTCCGAGCCCAGGAACACGGCCACCTCGTGCTGATCAGCTCGATGAGCGCAGTCCGTGGCCTCCCGAAGGCACAGGCCGCCTACTCGGCGTCCAAGGCGGGGCTCTCGGCGCTCGGCGAGGGTCTGCAGGCGGAGCTGGCGTCGTCGCCGATCACCGTGAGCGTGATCCTGCCGGGCTACATCCAGACCGACATCAACGCCGGGGTGAAGACCGCGCTGATGACGAGTCAGGCGAAGGGTGTCAGGGCGCTGGTGTCGGCGATCGACCGGGAACCCGCCCGTGCTGTGGTCCCGACCTGGCCGTGGATCGGCATCGACGCCGCGCTGCGTCACCTGCCCGCCTCGCTGGCGCGTCGCCTGGTCTGA
- a CDS encoding sulfatase family protein: MTPADDARTPRRENVVFIHWHDLGRHLACYGAQGVTSPHLDALAAHGIRLTDAHAAAPLCSPARGALFSGRYPHSNGLVGLAHHGFEYHDDVRTLPQILTESGWQTSLFGMQHESSDPYRLGYEEFDVSDSLCDYVVEQSQRWLRDRTDDRPFLLTAGFFETHRPYPASDYPPDDPESVTVPGFLPDAWPVREDIAGLQGSITKADAAVGRLLATVNELGLDDSTWIVFITDHGVAFPRAKSTLYQEGTGVACIIRPPSGRGVAAREYDDLFSGVDVTPTILDLLGLDVPEAMEGFSHADELVAADAAPVRAELFTEKTYHDSFDPIRAVRTTRYSYIENYARRPALSLPLDILDSPSARALDGSQDFPRAERELYDLDTDPYERTNLAEDAAYADVVADLSDRLHRWRSDTGDELPAEEVGNQIAHDFMARHHQQLRTEAARQDQRSLPSRRPRGEQRELREHSTDN; the protein is encoded by the coding sequence ATGACCCCGGCGGACGACGCGCGCACACCGCGCCGCGAGAACGTCGTGTTCATCCACTGGCACGACCTCGGCAGGCACCTGGCCTGTTACGGGGCGCAGGGCGTCACGAGTCCGCACCTCGATGCGCTCGCCGCGCACGGCATCCGACTCACCGACGCCCACGCAGCGGCACCACTGTGCTCGCCGGCGCGCGGCGCATTGTTCAGCGGCCGATACCCGCACTCGAATGGTCTGGTCGGTCTGGCCCACCACGGTTTCGAGTACCACGACGACGTGCGCACACTGCCGCAGATCCTGACCGAGTCCGGCTGGCAGACGTCGCTGTTCGGGATGCAGCACGAGAGCAGCGACCCGTATCGGCTCGGGTATGAAGAGTTCGACGTCTCGGACTCGCTGTGCGACTACGTCGTCGAGCAATCGCAACGGTGGTTGCGTGATCGCACCGACGACCGCCCGTTCCTGCTGACCGCGGGCTTCTTCGAGACCCACCGGCCCTACCCGGCGTCGGACTACCCACCGGACGACCCGGAATCGGTGACCGTCCCCGGTTTCCTGCCCGACGCCTGGCCGGTGCGCGAGGACATCGCCGGACTCCAGGGATCCATCACCAAGGCCGACGCCGCGGTCGGACGTCTGCTCGCCACGGTGAACGAACTCGGACTCGACGACTCGACCTGGATCGTGTTCATCACCGACCACGGGGTCGCCTTCCCGCGAGCCAAATCCACGCTCTACCAAGAAGGTACTGGCGTCGCCTGCATCATCCGGCCGCCCTCGGGACGTGGTGTCGCGGCGCGGGAGTACGACGATCTGTTCAGCGGCGTCGACGTCACCCCGACGATCCTCGACCTGCTGGGGCTCGATGTACCCGAGGCGATGGAGGGGTTCTCGCACGCCGACGAACTCGTCGCCGCCGACGCCGCGCCGGTGCGCGCGGAGTTGTTCACCGAGAAGACCTATCACGACAGTTTCGACCCGATCCGGGCCGTCCGGACCACCCGCTACAGCTACATCGAGAACTACGCCCGCCGACCCGCGTTGAGCCTGCCGCTCGACATCCTGGACAGTCCCTCGGCGCGCGCGCTGGACGGTTCGCAGGACTTCCCGCGGGCCGAGCGGGAACTGTACGACCTGGACACCGATCCGTACGAGCGGACGAACCTCGCCGAGGACGCCGCGTACGCCGATGTGGTCGCCGATCTGTCGGATCGGTTGCACCGGTGGCGCAGCGACACCGGCGATGAACTACCCGCCGAGGAGGTCGGCAACCAGATCGCCCACGACTTCATGGCGCGCCATCACCAGCAGTTGCGAACCGAGGCCGCGCGCCAGGACCAGAGGTCGCTGCCCTCACGCCGCCCCCGAGGCGAACAACGAGAACTGCGCGAGCACAGCACCGACAACTGA
- the pgi gene encoding glucose-6-phosphate isomerase: MTSDTEHGHDNHAATDITGTHAWQELSAHQGHVYAMHLREVFAVDPKRGRELVLDVGDLHIDYSKHRVLRETIDLLLSLAREVDLEGKRDAMFWGEHINTSEDRAVLHTALRLPAEATLKVDGQDVAADVHGVLEAMGTFTDSLRSGEWKGHTGKAIRTVVNIGIGGSDLGPAMVYQALRHYVDTDISCRFVSNVDPADLVATLADLDAETTLFIIASKTFSTLETLTNATAARSWLLRELGVDATDSNNPAVAKHFVAVSTNAEKVAAFGIDTDNMFGFWDWVGGRYSVDSAIGLSVMAAIGKEAFGEFLHGFNIMDKHFRSAPLHQNAPVILGLIGLWYNNFWGAQSRVVLPYSNDMARFAAYLQQLTMESNGKSVDAHGQHVTTDTGAIYWGEPGTNGQHAFYQLLHQGTRLVPADFIGFGSPTDDLPVDADGSGSMHDLLMSNFFAQTKVLAFGKTADEIADEGVDPHVVAHKVMPGNRPSTSILAPELTPSVLGQLIALYEHQVFVEGAIWGINSFDQWGVELGKTQAKELLAVIVDAASPAPQDDSSTDALVRWYREQRGRDA, from the coding sequence ATGACCAGCGACACCGAGCACGGCCACGACAACCACGCCGCGACCGACATCACCGGCACCCATGCCTGGCAGGAACTGTCAGCCCACCAGGGCCACGTCTACGCGATGCACCTGCGCGAGGTCTTCGCCGTCGACCCCAAGCGCGGTCGCGAACTCGTCCTCGACGTCGGCGACCTGCACATCGACTACTCCAAGCACCGTGTGCTGCGCGAGACCATCGACCTGCTGCTGTCACTGGCTCGTGAGGTCGATCTCGAGGGCAAGCGCGACGCGATGTTCTGGGGCGAGCACATCAACACCTCCGAGGACCGCGCCGTCCTGCACACCGCGCTGCGGCTGCCCGCCGAGGCCACGCTGAAGGTCGACGGTCAGGACGTCGCCGCGGACGTGCACGGCGTTCTCGAGGCCATGGGTACGTTCACCGACTCACTGCGCAGCGGCGAGTGGAAGGGTCACACCGGCAAGGCGATCCGCACCGTCGTCAACATCGGCATCGGCGGCTCCGACCTCGGGCCGGCGATGGTCTACCAGGCACTGCGCCACTACGTCGACACCGACATCTCGTGCCGTTTCGTGTCCAACGTCGACCCGGCCGACCTCGTCGCCACCCTCGCCGACCTCGACGCCGAGACCACGTTGTTCATCATCGCGTCGAAGACGTTCTCCACCCTGGAGACCCTGACCAACGCGACCGCCGCGCGCAGCTGGCTGCTGCGTGAACTCGGTGTTGACGCCACCGACTCGAACAACCCGGCGGTGGCCAAGCACTTCGTCGCCGTGAGCACCAACGCCGAGAAGGTGGCTGCGTTCGGCATCGACACCGACAACATGTTCGGCTTCTGGGACTGGGTCGGCGGACGCTACTCGGTCGACTCGGCGATCGGCCTGTCGGTGATGGCAGCGATCGGCAAGGAGGCGTTCGGCGAGTTCCTGCACGGGTTCAACATCATGGACAAGCACTTCCGCTCGGCACCGCTGCACCAGAACGCGCCGGTCATCCTGGGTCTGATCGGGCTCTGGTACAACAACTTCTGGGGCGCCCAGTCGCGTGTCGTGCTGCCGTACTCCAACGACATGGCCCGCTTCGCCGCCTACCTGCAGCAGCTGACGATGGAGTCCAACGGCAAGTCCGTCGACGCCCACGGACAGCACGTCACCACCGACACCGGCGCCATCTACTGGGGTGAGCCGGGCACCAACGGCCAGCACGCGTTCTACCAGCTGCTGCACCAGGGCACCCGCCTCGTCCCCGCCGACTTCATCGGGTTCGGCTCACCCACCGACGACCTGCCCGTCGACGCCGACGGGTCGGGATCGATGCACGACCTGCTGATGAGCAACTTCTTCGCGCAGACCAAGGTGCTGGCGTTCGGCAAGACCGCCGACGAGATCGCCGACGAGGGCGTCGACCCGCATGTGGTGGCGCACAAGGTGATGCCCGGCAACCGCCCGTCGACGTCGATCCTGGCGCCGGAGCTGACGCCGTCGGTGCTCGGCCAGCTGATCGCGCTCTACGAACACCAGGTGTTCGTCGAGGGCGCCATCTGGGGCATCAACTCCTTCGACCAGTGGGGCGTCGAACTGGGCAAGACCCAGGCCAAGGAACTACTCGCCGTCATCGTCGACGCCGCATCACCGGCCCCACAGGACGACTCGTCGACCGACGCGCTGGTCCGCTGGTACCGGGAGCAGCGCGGGCGCGACGCGTAA
- a CDS encoding Ca2+-dependent phosphoinositide-specific phospholipase C, translating to MPAIRRRAVLLLVSALLGSGLAATTGPAAARDLPPVTDALRLNQIQFIGTHNSYHQMPAADELPSSVAGSAADGFRYQHASLTDQLTDQRIRAVELDLNPDPTGGRYRYPSVRRLAGHGPLTDPEYRRPGIKVLHSADIDYRTSCISLRSCLGEIRAFSDSHPLHTPILIQLELKSTDATARALGGVDVPAWDRTQFAELDREIAETFGPQDLITPDSIRRPGRTVEQSVRAGGWPTLSQARGRVMFFFDNASSEPGAPSRLRAEYLRMHPGLRTAPVFTRGAVGQSDAAVTMVNDPRGPHLDEIRRLVSAGYLVRTRADEPMSTVKNDEHTRVAVALASGAQDVTTDFPVPGMASRWGDGTFVAQLPGTGVVRSNPISAR from the coding sequence GTGCCTGCCATCAGACGTCGTGCCGTCCTGCTCCTGGTCTCCGCTCTGCTCGGGAGCGGCCTCGCCGCGACCACCGGTCCGGCCGCCGCACGTGACCTCCCGCCGGTCACCGATGCCTTGCGGCTCAACCAGATCCAGTTCATCGGTACGCACAACAGCTACCACCAGATGCCCGCCGCCGACGAGCTCCCGTCGTCGGTGGCCGGCTCGGCCGCCGACGGGTTCCGCTACCAGCACGCGAGCCTCACCGACCAGCTCACCGACCAGCGGATCCGCGCCGTCGAACTCGACCTGAACCCGGACCCGACCGGCGGTCGCTACCGATACCCGTCGGTGCGCAGACTCGCCGGGCACGGTCCACTGACCGATCCCGAGTACCGCCGACCGGGGATCAAGGTGCTGCACAGTGCCGACATCGACTACCGGACCAGCTGCATCAGTCTCCGGAGCTGCCTGGGCGAGATCCGCGCGTTCTCCGATTCGCACCCCCTCCACACCCCGATCCTGATCCAGCTCGAACTCAAGTCGACCGATGCGACCGCCCGGGCGCTCGGCGGCGTGGACGTCCCCGCATGGGATCGCACCCAGTTCGCCGAACTCGACCGGGAGATCGCCGAGACGTTCGGGCCGCAGGATCTGATCACCCCGGACTCGATCCGGCGGCCGGGACGAACGGTCGAGCAGTCGGTGCGCGCAGGCGGGTGGCCGACGCTGTCCCAGGCGCGCGGACGGGTCATGTTCTTCTTCGACAACGCCTCGAGCGAACCGGGCGCCCCGTCACGGTTGCGCGCGGAGTACCTGCGCATGCACCCGGGACTGCGGACGGCCCCGGTGTTCACCCGTGGGGCGGTCGGTCAGTCCGACGCCGCCGTCACGATGGTCAACGATCCCCGCGGGCCACACCTCGACGAGATACGTCGGCTCGTGTCGGCGGGGTACCTGGTGCGGACACGTGCCGATGAGCCGATGTCGACGGTGAAGAACGACGAACACACTCGGGTGGCGGTCGCGCTGGCCTCGGGTGCGCAGGACGTCACCACCGACTTCCCGGTCCCCGGCATGGCGTCGCGGTGGGGCGACGGCACCTTCGTCGCGCAGCTCCCCGGTACCGGCGTCGTGCGATCGAACCCGATCAGCGCGCGATGA
- a CDS encoding mechanosensitive ion channel family protein — protein MTSTALAFEWTETNRMWLIENPIRIAAYVVAGLLVRFFAHRVIDRATRRPGDAGAGDPSASPALIRHLRDRTPKALRDPKVVERRQQRAETIGSVLKSCVSIVLLLWVVLSILSVVGVNIAPFIASAGVVGLAIGFGAQNLVKDFVSGVFMLLEDQYGVGDVVDLGEASGEVESVGLRVTTIRDVDGTVWYVRNGEIVRVGNMSQDYAVARVEIPVAPNTDIDLAQRVALTAAQDAVSAAPTSTSVLGEPEMLGVQEVSASMITLRMLIKTQPNAQWAVARVVRKKVLEAYDGNGIVMPALAGAVGAGGPGGTE, from the coding sequence ATGACCTCGACCGCACTCGCCTTCGAATGGACCGAAACCAACCGAATGTGGCTGATAGAGAACCCGATCCGCATCGCCGCCTACGTGGTCGCGGGTCTGCTCGTCCGCTTCTTCGCGCACCGCGTGATCGACCGGGCGACGCGCCGACCAGGTGACGCCGGAGCCGGCGACCCGAGCGCGTCGCCGGCGCTGATCCGCCATCTCCGCGACCGCACGCCCAAGGCGCTGCGCGACCCGAAGGTCGTCGAGCGACGCCAGCAACGCGCCGAGACCATCGGATCGGTGCTGAAGTCCTGCGTGTCGATCGTCCTGTTGCTGTGGGTCGTGCTGTCGATCCTGTCGGTGGTGGGCGTGAACATCGCACCGTTCATCGCGTCGGCCGGGGTGGTCGGCCTGGCGATCGGTTTCGGCGCCCAGAACCTGGTCAAGGACTTCGTGTCCGGGGTGTTCATGTTGCTCGAGGACCAGTACGGGGTCGGCGACGTCGTCGACCTCGGCGAGGCGTCGGGAGAGGTCGAGAGCGTCGGCCTGCGGGTCACGACGATCCGCGACGTCGACGGGACCGTCTGGTACGTCCGCAACGGCGAGATCGTCCGCGTCGGCAACATGAGTCAGGACTACGCCGTCGCCCGCGTCGAGATCCCGGTGGCCCCGAACACCGACATCGACCTGGCCCAGCGCGTCGCGCTCACCGCGGCCCAGGATGCGGTGTCGGCCGCGCCGACCTCGACCTCGGTGCTCGGGGAGCCCGAGATGCTCGGCGTGCAGGAGGTGTCGGCCTCGATGATCACCCTTCGGATGCTGATCAAGACCCAGCCGAACGCCCAGTGGGCCGTGGCGCGGGTGGTCCGCAAGAAGGTCCTCGAGGCCTACGACGGCAACGGGATCGTGATGCCCGCGTTGGCCGGGGCGGTCGGCGCGGGCGGACCCGGCGGGACCGAATAA
- a CDS encoding chorismate mutase codes for MEHPDADQPIDLSQYNLSSEVDDLPEEIDDLRSEIDRLDAIILGAIKRRTAVSKKVGRTRMASGGPRLVHSREMKVLQRFSELGQEGHTLAMLLLRLGRGPLGR; via the coding sequence GTGGAGCACCCCGACGCCGATCAGCCGATCGACCTGAGCCAGTACAACCTGTCGTCCGAGGTCGACGACCTGCCGGAGGAGATCGACGATCTCCGCAGCGAGATCGATCGGCTCGACGCGATCATCCTGGGGGCCATCAAACGGCGCACCGCGGTGTCGAAGAAGGTCGGTCGCACGCGGATGGCCTCGGGCGGACCTCGCCTGGTCCACAGCCGCGAGATGAAGGTGTTGCAGCGGTTCTCCGAACTCGGCCAGGAGGGGCACACCCTCGCGATGCTCCTGCTGCGACTGGGCCGCGGACCGCTCGGACGATGA
- a CDS encoding Fpg/Nei family DNA glycosylase has translation MPELPEVQAIADFVDGRAAGLPIRRVDVASLAVLKTADPPYSALAGRVVVGVTRIGKYLVISTDPADGPPTDGSVDVIHLVIHLSRAGWLRWSSNLSPTPPRPGGKGPIALRVHCGLPGEGFDVTEAGTQKRLAVWIVRDTLEVERIATLGPDVMALTRDEFAEVLRGTSARIKTVLTDQRTISGIGNAYSDEILHTAKLSPFASAKALSDEQVDLLFVSMHGVLTDATVRLEGQEVATMKGEKRSGLRVHARTGMPCPVCGDTVREVSFTDRSFQYCPTCQTGGKVLADRRMSKLLK, from the coding sequence ATGCCGGAGTTGCCCGAGGTACAGGCCATCGCCGACTTCGTCGACGGGCGTGCGGCGGGGTTGCCGATCCGTCGCGTGGACGTCGCGTCGCTGGCGGTGCTCAAGACCGCCGACCCGCCGTACTCGGCGCTGGCCGGACGGGTCGTCGTCGGGGTCACCCGCATCGGCAAGTACCTGGTGATCAGTACCGATCCGGCCGACGGACCGCCCACAGATGGCTCGGTCGACGTCATCCACCTCGTCATCCACCTGTCGCGGGCGGGGTGGTTGCGCTGGTCGTCGAACCTCTCGCCGACGCCGCCGCGGCCCGGCGGCAAGGGGCCGATCGCGCTGCGGGTGCACTGCGGTCTGCCCGGCGAGGGCTTCGACGTCACCGAGGCGGGCACCCAGAAACGGCTGGCCGTCTGGATCGTGCGCGACACCTTGGAGGTCGAACGCATCGCGACCCTGGGCCCCGACGTGATGGCGTTGACGCGTGACGAGTTCGCGGAGGTGCTGCGGGGGACCTCGGCGCGCATCAAGACCGTCCTCACCGATCAGCGGACCATCAGCGGGATCGGCAACGCCTACAGCGACGAGATCCTGCACACCGCCAAGTTGTCCCCGTTCGCCTCGGCGAAGGCGTTGTCCGACGAGCAGGTCGACCTGCTGTTCGTGTCGATGCACGGAGTCCTGACCGACGCGACCGTCCGCCTCGAGGGGCAGGAGGTGGCGACGATGAAGGGGGAGAAGCGGTCGGGCCTGCGGGTCCATGCGCGCACCGGCATGCCGTGTCCGGTGTGCGGCGACACCGTCCGCGAGGTCTCGTTCACCGACCGCTCGTTCCAGTACTGCCCGACGTGCCAGACCGGCGGCAAGGTCCTCGCCGACCGGCGGATGTCGAAGCTGCTGAAGTGA